From the genome of Chania multitudinisentens RB-25, one region includes:
- the cheR gene encoding protein-glutamate O-methyltransferase CheR, which yields MRHTSSIIKREPTSLLAQMVQRLPLSDLHFRKISQLIYQRAGIVLAEHKREMVYNRLVRRLRLLGLQDFGDYLALLESDANSAEWQAFINALTTNLTAFFREAHHFPILAEHARSRPNGYCVWSTAASTGEEAYSIAITLNEVLGRRSMGTLVWASDIDTQVLEKAETGIYRQEDLSTLTAAQRQRYFLRGTGPHEGLVRVRQELSAQVHFQPLNLLATEWDLPGVFDAIFCRNVMIYFDKETQQRILRRFVPWLKPGGLVFAGHSENFSQLSRDFYLRGQTVYGLAKEK from the coding sequence ATGAGACATACCTCTTCAATTATAAAGCGAGAGCCAACGTCGTTGCTGGCGCAAATGGTGCAGCGGCTACCGCTGTCAGACCTGCATTTTCGCAAGATCAGCCAGTTGATCTACCAACGGGCGGGGATCGTACTGGCGGAACATAAGCGCGAGATGGTCTACAACCGTTTGGTGCGCCGTTTGCGCCTGCTTGGGCTGCAAGATTTTGGTGATTATCTGGCGCTATTGGAAAGCGATGCTAACAGTGCCGAATGGCAGGCATTTATCAATGCGCTCACAACCAATCTGACGGCTTTTTTCCGCGAGGCGCACCATTTCCCTATTCTGGCGGAACATGCTCGCTCACGGCCAAACGGCTATTGTGTGTGGAGCACCGCAGCTTCAACTGGGGAAGAAGCTTACTCGATCGCCATCACCTTGAACGAAGTGCTGGGGCGGCGCTCAATGGGCACGCTGGTATGGGCCAGCGATATTGATACCCAGGTGCTGGAAAAAGCTGAAACCGGTATTTATCGCCAGGAAGATTTGTCTACCCTGACGGCAGCACAGAGGCAGCGTTATTTCCTACGCGGTACCGGGCCGCATGAAGGATTGGTGCGGGTCAGGCAGGAACTGTCGGCGCAGGTGCATTTCCAGCCGCTTAACCTGTTGGCAACAGAATGGGATTTGCCTGGGGTATTCGATGCTATTTTTTGCCGCAACGTGATGATCTATTTCGATAAAGAGACACAACAGCGCATTCTGCGCCGCTTTGTACCCTGGCTCAAACCGGGCGGCCTGGTGTTTGCCGGGCATTCCGAAAATTTCAGCCAGCTCAGCCGGGATTTCTACCTGCGTGGGCAGACGGTATATGGTCTGGCCAAGGAAAAGTAA
- a CDS encoding protein-glutamate methylesterase/protein-glutamine glutaminase yields the protein MNKISVLSVDDSALMRQIMTEIVNNQPDMEMVATAPDPLVARDLIKQFNPQVLTLDVEMPRMDGLDFLEKLMRLRPMPVVMVSSLTGKGSEITLRALELGAVDFVTKPQLGIREGMLAYSELIAEKIRTAAKARLSLRSAKPKPEILNHIPLLSSEKLIAIGASTGGTEAIRQVLQPLPATSPALLITQHMPPGFTRSFSERLNKLCQINVKEAEDGERVLPGHAYIAPGDRHLELARSGANYQVRLYDGPPVNRHRPSVDVLFHSVAQCAGRNAVGVILTGMGNDGAAGMLAMHRAGAYTLAQNEASCVVFGMPREAIAVGGVSEVVELERMSQRMLAQIVGGQALRI from the coding sequence ATGAATAAAATCAGCGTATTAAGCGTGGATGATTCGGCACTGATGCGGCAGATAATGACCGAAATTGTCAACAACCAACCGGATATGGAAATGGTGGCGACGGCACCAGATCCGCTGGTCGCGCGCGATCTGATCAAACAATTCAACCCGCAGGTATTAACGTTGGATGTCGAAATGCCGCGTATGGACGGGTTGGATTTTCTTGAAAAGCTGATGCGCTTGCGGCCAATGCCGGTGGTGATGGTATCGTCGCTAACCGGCAAAGGTTCCGAGATTACTCTGCGTGCGCTGGAACTGGGAGCAGTGGATTTCGTAACCAAACCGCAGTTGGGTATCCGTGAAGGTATGCTGGCTTACAGTGAGTTGATCGCGGAGAAGATCCGCACGGCGGCGAAGGCTCGCCTGTCTCTGCGCTCTGCCAAACCGAAACCAGAAATTCTCAATCATATCCCTTTGTTGAGCAGTGAAAAACTGATTGCCATTGGTGCCTCAACCGGGGGAACCGAAGCCATTCGCCAAGTGTTGCAGCCGCTGCCTGCCACCAGCCCGGCGCTGTTGATCACCCAGCATATGCCACCGGGTTTTACCCGCTCATTTTCCGAACGGCTTAACAAACTGTGCCAGATTAATGTGAAGGAAGCGGAGGACGGTGAACGAGTGTTGCCGGGCCATGCCTATATCGCCCCTGGCGATCGTCACTTGGAATTGGCGCGCAGCGGGGCCAATTATCAGGTCAGGCTGTACGATGGCCCACCGGTCAACCGGCACCGCCCTTCGGTGGATGTGCTGTTCCACTCGGTGGCGCAGTGTGCCGGGCGCAACGCGGTGGGCGTGATCCTGACCGGCATGGGGAATGACGGGGCAGCAGGCATGTTGGCAATGCATCGTGCCGGGGCTTATACGCTGGCGCAGAACGAAGCCAGCTGTGTGGTGTTCGGCATGCCGCGTGAAGCCATTGCCGTGGGGGGAGTGAGTGAAGTGGTGGAATTGGAGCGCATGAGTCAACGCATGTTGGCGCAGATTGTGGGGGGGCAGGCACTGCGTATCTGA
- the cheY gene encoding chemotaxis response regulator CheY, whose amino-acid sequence MADKNLKFLVVDDFSTMRRIVRNLLRELGFNNVEEAEDGADALNKLRAGGFDFVVSDWNMPNMDGLELLQTIRADKALMSMPVLMVTAEAKKENIIAAAQAGASGYVVKPFTAATLEEKLNKIFEKLGI is encoded by the coding sequence ATGGCAGACAAGAATCTCAAATTTCTGGTGGTGGATGATTTTTCCACCATGCGGCGCATTGTCAGAAATTTGCTGAGAGAACTGGGTTTTAACAATGTGGAAGAAGCAGAGGATGGCGCCGATGCGCTGAATAAACTGCGGGCCGGTGGTTTCGATTTTGTGGTATCGGATTGGAATATGCCCAATATGGATGGCCTTGAACTGCTGCAAACTATCCGGGCGGACAAAGCGCTGATGTCGATGCCGGTATTGATGGTCACGGCGGAAGCCAAAAAAGAGAACATTATTGCAGCGGCTCAGGCGGGAGCCAGTGGTTACGTCGTCAAACCTTTTACGGCGGCGACCCTGGAAGAAAAACTCAACAAGATTTTTGAAAAATTGGGTATTTAA
- the cheW gene encoding chemotaxis protein CheW, whose product MAGLATVSKLAGETVGQEFLIFILGNEEYGIDILKVQEIRGYDQVTRIANTPEFIKGVTNLRGVIVPIIDLRVKFAQQGVSYDANTVVIVLNFGQRVVGIVVDGVSDVLSLTTEQIRPAPEFAVTLSTEYLTGLGALGERMLILVDIEKLLNSEEMSLVDSVAKSA is encoded by the coding sequence ATGGCAGGACTGGCAACGGTCAGCAAACTGGCTGGCGAAACGGTAGGTCAGGAGTTTCTTATTTTTATTTTGGGAAATGAAGAATATGGCATTGATATTCTTAAAGTTCAGGAAATCCGTGGCTACGATCAGGTCACGCGTATTGCCAATACCCCGGAATTTATCAAAGGCGTCACCAATCTGCGCGGGGTGATTGTGCCGATCATCGATCTGCGGGTGAAATTTGCCCAGCAAGGCGTTTCCTACGACGCCAACACGGTGGTGATCGTGCTGAATTTTGGTCAGCGCGTGGTGGGGATTGTGGTTGATGGTGTTTCCGATGTGCTATCGCTGACCACTGAGCAGATCCGTCCCGCACCTGAGTTTGCGGTGACGCTATCGACGGAGTATCTCACCGGCCTGGGCGCGCTGGGTGAGCGGATGCTGATTTTGGTGGATATCGAAAAACTGTTGAACAGCGAAGAAATGTCATTGGTTGATAGCGTAGCGAAAAGCGCCTGA
- the cheZ gene encoding protein phosphatase CheZ, protein MKEMPMPASETVSAGELIFRIGQLTRMLRDSLRELGLDQAIAQAAEVIPDARDRLDYVVTMTAQAAERALNCVEAAQPRQATLESDARMLKTRWDAWFANPIELADARSLVTDTRQYLERVPEHTAFTNAQLLEIMMAQDFQDLTGQVIKRIMDVVQEIEKQLLIVLMENIPEQPAKEKKPSGTLLNGPQLNQNGVGVIATQAQVDDLLDSLGF, encoded by the coding sequence ATGAAAGAAATGCCAATGCCTGCCAGTGAAACAGTCAGTGCAGGTGAACTGATCTTCCGTATCGGCCAGTTGACCCGGATGCTGCGCGACAGCCTGCGTGAACTGGGTCTGGATCAGGCGATTGCCCAGGCGGCTGAAGTGATACCGGATGCCCGCGATCGCCTTGATTATGTCGTCACTATGACGGCACAAGCAGCGGAACGCGCGCTCAACTGCGTGGAAGCGGCACAGCCGCGTCAGGCCACGCTGGAGTCTGACGCCAGAATGCTGAAAACCCGTTGGGATGCGTGGTTTGCCAACCCGATAGAACTGGCCGATGCCCGTTCATTGGTGACTGACACGCGCCAGTATCTGGAGCGAGTGCCGGAGCACACCGCCTTCACCAATGCTCAATTGCTGGAAATCATGATGGCGCAGGATTTTCAGGATCTTACCGGGCAGGTGATCAAGCGCATCATGGACGTGGTGCAGGAGATCGAAAAGCAGCTGTTAATAGTTTTGATGGAAAACATTCCAGAACAACCCGCGAAAGAGAAAAAGCCCAGCGGCACACTGCTCAACGGCCCACAGCTCAACCAAAATGGCGTAGGGGTGATCGCTACTCAGGCGCAGGTGGACGACCTGCTCGATAGCCTGGGTTTTTGA
- the cheA gene encoding chemotaxis protein CheA, translated as MSMDISAFYQTFFDEADELLADMEQHLLELNPLAPDIELLNAIFRAAHSIKGGAATFGFSVLQETTHLLENLLDGARRQEMSLSTKIINLFLETKDIMQEQLDAYKTSQQPDSENFEPICQALRQLALEAQQQNGAALAQEQESPTVVQATSPATIKSGMRICLSNLEPNEIPLMLEELGNLGEIKNPQQTENSLEVTLLTSASEDEICAVLCFVLEPEQIAFTAPLQLAAHTAKPPPEQQSTAVAQQAPALEAAKTRTKSSESTSIRVAVEKVDQLINLVGELVITQSMLAQRSGMLDPANHGDLLNSMSQLARNARDLQESVMSIRMMPMEYVFSRFPRLVHDLASKLGKQVELTLRGSSTELDKSLIERIIDPLTHLVRNSLDHGVEEPAARIAAGKPEVGNLILSAEHQGGNICIEVTDDGAGLNRQKILTKALSQGLSVSDSMSDEDVGMLIFAPGFSTAELVTDVSGRGVGLDVVKRNIQEMGGHVEIHSQEGKGTSIRILLPLTLAILDGMSVKVNEEVFILPLNAVMESLQPQAEDLYLLAGGEHMLQVRGEYLPLVELYRVFDVAGAKSEATQGIVVILQSAGRRYALLVDQLIGQHQVVVKNLESNYRKVPGISAATILGDGSVALIVDVSALQTLNREKRLTDVAA; from the coding sequence GTGAGCATGGATATTAGCGCGTTTTATCAGACTTTTTTTGATGAAGCCGACGAGTTGCTGGCTGATATGGAACAGCACTTGCTGGAGTTGAACCCGTTAGCCCCGGATATTGAATTGCTGAATGCCATTTTCCGTGCAGCGCACTCGATCAAAGGCGGTGCGGCGACGTTTGGCTTCTCCGTATTGCAGGAAACCACCCACTTGCTGGAGAACCTGCTGGATGGTGCCCGGCGTCAGGAAATGAGCTTGAGCACCAAGATTATCAACCTGTTTCTGGAAACCAAAGACATCATGCAGGAACAATTGGATGCCTATAAAACGTCGCAACAACCTGATAGCGAGAACTTTGAGCCTATTTGTCAGGCACTGCGGCAACTGGCTTTGGAAGCGCAACAGCAGAATGGAGCGGCGCTGGCCCAGGAGCAAGAATCTCCAACAGTGGTGCAGGCCACCTCTCCGGCCACGATAAAAAGTGGTATGCGTATCTGCCTGAGCAACCTGGAGCCAAACGAAATTCCGCTGATGCTGGAAGAGCTGGGCAATCTTGGTGAAATAAAAAACCCGCAACAGACTGAGAACAGCCTGGAAGTGACGTTACTGACGTCGGCCAGTGAAGATGAGATCTGTGCGGTACTGTGTTTTGTGCTGGAGCCGGAACAGATTGCGTTTACTGCCCCGTTGCAATTGGCTGCGCACACCGCCAAACCGCCGCCAGAGCAGCAATCTACCGCGGTGGCTCAGCAGGCCCCGGCGTTAGAGGCAGCGAAAACCCGCACTAAAAGCAGCGAATCCACCAGCATCCGCGTCGCGGTGGAGAAGGTCGATCAGTTGATTAACCTGGTGGGCGAATTAGTGATTACCCAATCCATGTTGGCACAGCGTTCTGGCATGCTGGACCCGGCCAATCATGGCGATCTGCTGAACAGCATGAGCCAACTGGCGCGCAATGCTCGCGATTTGCAGGAATCGGTGATGTCGATCCGCATGATGCCGATGGAGTATGTGTTCAGCCGTTTCCCGCGGCTGGTGCACGATCTGGCCAGCAAGTTAGGCAAACAGGTGGAGCTGACACTGCGGGGCAGCTCCACCGAACTGGATAAAAGCCTGATTGAACGCATTATCGATCCCTTGACCCACCTGGTTCGCAACAGCCTGGATCACGGTGTTGAAGAACCGGCGGCGCGCATAGCGGCAGGTAAGCCGGAAGTGGGCAATCTGATCCTCTCGGCTGAACATCAGGGCGGCAATATCTGTATTGAGGTAACGGATGATGGAGCCGGTTTGAATCGCCAGAAGATCCTCACCAAAGCGTTGTCGCAGGGGTTATCGGTGAGCGACAGCATGAGCGATGAAGACGTTGGCATGCTGATTTTTGCTCCCGGTTTCTCTACTGCTGAACTGGTGACTGATGTTTCTGGCCGCGGCGTTGGTTTGGATGTGGTGAAGAGAAACATTCAGGAAATGGGCGGCCATGTCGAAATTCACTCACAGGAAGGCAAGGGCACTTCAATCCGTATTCTGCTGCCGCTAACGCTGGCGATTCTCGATGGCATGTCGGTCAAGGTGAACGAAGAAGTCTTTATTTTGCCGCTGAACGCGGTGATGGAGTCGCTACAGCCACAGGCGGAGGACTTGTATCTGCTGGCCGGTGGCGAACACATGCTGCAAGTGCGGGGGGAATACCTGCCGTTGGTGGAGTTATATCGGGTTTTTGACGTGGCCGGGGCAAAAAGCGAAGCCACGCAGGGCATTGTGGTGATTTTGCAAAGCGCTGGCCGTCGTTATGCGTTGCTGGTGGATCAATTGATTGGCCAGCATCAGGTGGTGGTAAAAAACCTGGAAAGTAATTACCGCAAAGTACCGGGTATTTCTGCGGCCACCATTCTGGGTGACGGCAGCGTAGCGTTGATTGTGGATGTATCGGCATTGCAAACGTTGAATCGTGAAAAGCGCCTGACGGACGTGGCTGCATAA
- the flhB gene encoding flagellar biosynthesis protein FlhB translates to MAEDSDLEKSEAPTPHRLEKAREEGQIARSRELTSILMLIAGLALLWVAGSHIAQQLARMLADGLHFDRHMVSNDKQMLRQFAVLLRQTVWALMPVFAGLVLVALAAPMLLGGVAFSAKSFQFDVKRLNPLSGFKRMFSTQVLAELLKAILKALLVGWVAGLYLWHNWAAMLHLVTQQPLNALEQALQLVIFCGLLIVLGLVPMVVFDVCYQLWSHVSKLKMTKQEIRDEHKQQEGDPYVKGRIRQQQRRAARRRMMSDVPKADVIITNPMHYAVALQYNDKNMSAPKVLAKGAGDIALRIRELGNQHRIPLLEAPPLARALYRHSEIGQQIPAVLYAAVAEVLAWVYQLHRWQREGGVIPKKPERLSVPEALDFSLREAP, encoded by the coding sequence TTGGCCGAAGACAGCGATCTGGAAAAGAGCGAAGCCCCAACTCCCCACCGATTGGAAAAAGCGCGTGAAGAGGGGCAGATTGCACGTTCGCGCGAATTGACTTCGATCCTGATGTTGATTGCCGGGCTCGCGCTGCTTTGGGTTGCAGGTAGCCATATCGCACAACAACTGGCGAGAATGCTGGCTGATGGGCTGCATTTTGATCGCCACATGGTCAGCAACGACAAGCAGATGCTGCGCCAGTTTGCCGTGCTGCTGCGCCAGACGGTGTGGGCGCTGATGCCGGTATTTGCCGGATTGGTGCTGGTGGCGCTGGCTGCGCCGATGTTGCTGGGCGGGGTGGCTTTCAGTGCCAAATCATTCCAGTTTGACGTGAAACGCCTGAATCCGCTGTCTGGTTTTAAACGCATGTTTTCCACCCAGGTATTGGCAGAGCTGCTGAAAGCGATTCTGAAAGCGCTGCTGGTGGGTTGGGTGGCCGGTCTTTATCTGTGGCATAACTGGGCGGCCATGCTGCATCTGGTGACGCAACAGCCATTGAATGCGCTGGAGCAGGCGCTGCAACTGGTGATCTTTTGTGGTCTGTTAATTGTGCTCGGCCTGGTGCCGATGGTGGTTTTTGATGTGTGTTATCAGCTCTGGAGCCACGTTAGTAAATTAAAGATGACCAAACAGGAAATCCGCGACGAACATAAACAGCAAGAAGGTGATCCTTATGTGAAAGGGCGGATTCGGCAGCAACAAAGAAGGGCCGCACGCCGCCGCATGATGAGCGATGTGCCGAAGGCCGACGTGATTATCACCAACCCGATGCATTACGCGGTGGCGTTACAGTACAACGATAAAAACATGAGTGCCCCCAAAGTGTTGGCAAAAGGGGCGGGAGACATTGCTCTGCGTATCCGCGAATTGGGCAATCAGCACCGTATTCCACTGTTGGAAGCGCCCCCTTTGGCGCGTGCGCTGTATCGCCACAGCGAGATTGGGCAGCAGATCCCGGCGGTCTTGTATGCCGCCGTGGCTGAGGTGTTGGCCTGGGTCTACCAACTGCACCGCTGGCAGCGCGAAGGCGGGGTGATCCCGAAAAAACCGGAGCGCCTGTCGGTGCCGGAAGCTTTAGATTTTAGCCTGAGAGAGGCACCCTGA
- the motB gene encoding flagellar motor protein MotB, producing MKQNHPVILVRKRKAQQAAHHGGSWKIAYADFMTAMMAFFLVMWLLAIASPQELTQIAEYFRTPLKVALSGGNKSSAESSLIPGGGDDPTQQAGLVKKQLDSPEQQAEERRLNKLREKLDERIESDPRLQALRPQLLINMMDEGLRIQIIDSQNRPMFKTGSVQVESYMRDILRAIAPILNDLPNKISLSGHTDDLPYATGERYYSNWELSADRANASRRELIVGGLAEGKVLRVVGMAATMNLKQHGADAAINRRITILVLNKETQQTIEHENAESNAVELSQPEGLEQLIPQAAVTQPVDNVPATAILAAPAAAPLTNSDSQQR from the coding sequence ATGAAGCAGAATCACCCGGTCATTCTGGTCAGAAAACGCAAGGCACAACAGGCCGCCCATCATGGTGGCTCTTGGAAAATTGCCTATGCAGACTTTATGACCGCCATGATGGCATTTTTTCTAGTGATGTGGTTGCTGGCGATTGCCAGCCCGCAGGAACTGACGCAGATTGCCGAATATTTTCGCACACCGCTGAAAGTGGCATTGAGCGGTGGCAATAAAAGCAGTGCCGAGAGCAGCCTGATTCCTGGCGGGGGGGATGATCCCACTCAGCAGGCAGGGTTAGTGAAAAAGCAGTTGGATTCCCCAGAGCAGCAGGCCGAAGAACGGCGGTTGAACAAACTGCGTGAAAAACTGGATGAACGGATTGAATCCGATCCGCGCTTGCAGGCTCTACGTCCGCAGTTGTTGATCAACATGATGGATGAGGGGTTGCGCATTCAGATTATCGATAGCCAAAACCGGCCGATGTTCAAAACCGGCAGTGTGCAGGTTGAAAGCTACATGCGTGATATTTTGCGCGCTATTGCGCCAATTCTGAATGACTTACCGAACAAGATCAGCCTGTCGGGCCATACCGACGATCTACCTTATGCCACTGGCGAACGGTATTACAGCAACTGGGAGCTGTCAGCCGATCGTGCCAACGCCTCACGGCGTGAGCTGATCGTCGGCGGGTTGGCGGAAGGAAAAGTGCTGCGCGTCGTGGGTATGGCAGCCACCATGAACCTGAAACAGCATGGGGCCGATGCTGCTATCAACCGGCGCATCACGATCCTGGTATTGAATAAAGAAACCCAGCAAACAATAGAACATGAAAATGCGGAGAGTAATGCCGTGGAACTCAGCCAGCCAGAGGGCCTGGAGCAGTTAATACCGCAGGCTGCTGTAACACAACCGGTAGATAACGTGCCGGCAACGGCGATTCTGGCGGCGCCTGCCGCCGCTCCACTGACTAACAGCGACTCACAGCAGAGGTGA
- the flhA gene encoding flagellar biosynthesis protein FlhA — MASLISLLRLPGNAKEAQWQVLAGPILILMILSMMVLPLPAFILDLLFTFNIALSIMILLVAMFTQRTLEFAAFPTILLFSTLLRLALNVASTRIILLEGHNGSAAAGRVIEAFGHFLVGGNFAIGIVVFIILVLINFMVITKGAGRIAEVSARFVLDGMPGKQMAIDADLNAGLIGEDEAKKRRAEVTQEADFYGSMDGASKFVRGDAVAGLMIMVLNVVGGLLVGVIQHGMALGAAAETYTLLTIGDGLVAQIPALVISTAAGVIVTRVATDQDVGEQMVGQLFNNPRVMLLSAGVLGLLGLVPGMPNLVFLLFTAALLALAWRLRGREQQRLTTREPPVQQENSPVVEASWSDVQLEDPLGLEVGYRLISMVDFQQNGELLGRIRGIRKKFAQDMGYLPPVIHIRDNLELPPAHYRILMKGVEIGSGEAHPGRWLAINPGNAVGELAGEKTADPAFGLQAVWIDSALREQAQTQGFTVVEASTVVATHLNHLLGQFASELFGRQETQQLLDRVAQDMPKLTEDFVPGVVSLTILHKVLQNLLAERVAIRDMRTVLETLAEHAPIQSDPYELTTVVRVALGRAITQQWFPGNDEIQVIGLDTPLERLLLQALQGGGGLEPGLADKLLDQAKQALQRQEMLGAPPILLVNHALRTLLARFLRRTLPQLVVLSNLEINNDRQIRMTSTIGAI; from the coding sequence ATGGCGAGTTTGATATCCCTGCTGCGCTTGCCGGGCAACGCTAAAGAAGCGCAATGGCAGGTATTGGCTGGCCCGATCCTGATCCTGATGATTCTGTCGATGATGGTGCTGCCGCTGCCCGCATTTATCCTCGACCTGCTGTTTACCTTCAACATAGCCCTGTCGATTATGATCCTGCTGGTGGCGATGTTCACTCAGCGCACGCTGGAATTCGCTGCTTTCCCCACCATCCTGCTGTTTTCAACCTTGTTGCGCTTGGCGCTGAATGTGGCGTCAACGCGCATCATTCTGCTGGAAGGTCATAACGGTTCGGCGGCGGCGGGGCGCGTGATTGAGGCGTTTGGTCACTTTCTGGTGGGGGGCAACTTCGCCATCGGCATTGTGGTGTTCATTATCCTGGTGTTGATTAATTTTATGGTTATCACCAAGGGGGCCGGACGTATTGCTGAGGTGAGCGCGCGTTTTGTGCTTGATGGTATGCCGGGCAAACAGATGGCGATTGATGCCGATCTCAACGCGGGGCTGATCGGCGAAGACGAAGCCAAAAAGCGCCGCGCTGAGGTCACGCAAGAGGCGGATTTTTACGGCTCAATGGACGGAGCCAGCAAGTTTGTGCGCGGTGATGCCGTGGCTGGGCTGATGATCATGGTGTTGAACGTGGTTGGCGGGTTATTGGTCGGTGTGATCCAGCATGGCATGGCATTGGGCGCGGCGGCGGAAACTTACACCTTGCTGACCATTGGTGATGGCCTGGTCGCGCAAATCCCGGCGCTGGTGATTTCCACTGCGGCGGGGGTGATTGTTACGCGGGTTGCCACCGATCAGGACGTGGGCGAACAGATGGTTGGCCAACTGTTCAATAACCCGCGCGTCATGCTGCTGAGCGCCGGAGTGCTGGGGTTGTTGGGGCTGGTGCCCGGCATGCCCAACCTGGTATTCCTGCTGTTTACCGCTGCCTTGCTGGCGTTGGCCTGGCGGCTGCGCGGGCGTGAACAGCAACGGCTAACAACCAGAGAACCGCCGGTACAGCAAGAAAATTCACCGGTGGTAGAAGCCAGTTGGTCGGATGTTCAGTTAGAAGATCCTTTGGGGCTGGAAGTGGGTTATCGCTTGATCTCGATGGTGGATTTTCAGCAGAACGGCGAACTGTTGGGGCGTATCCGTGGTATTCGCAAGAAATTCGCTCAGGACATGGGGTATTTACCACCGGTGATACACATTCGCGACAACCTTGAACTGCCGCCTGCTCACTATCGCATTCTGATGAAAGGGGTGGAAATTGGCAGCGGTGAAGCGCATCCGGGGCGTTGGTTGGCAATTAACCCAGGCAATGCGGTGGGGGAGTTGGCCGGGGAGAAAACGGCCGATCCAGCATTTGGCCTACAGGCGGTGTGGATCGACAGTGCGCTGCGTGAACAGGCGCAAACCCAGGGATTTACCGTGGTGGAAGCCAGCACGGTAGTCGCCACCCATCTGAATCATCTGCTTGGTCAATTTGCCAGTGAACTGTTTGGCCGCCAGGAAACCCAGCAATTATTGGATCGCGTTGCGCAGGACATGCCAAAACTGACCGAAGATTTTGTGCCAGGCGTAGTCTCGCTGACCATCCTGCATAAAGTGTTGCAGAACCTGTTGGCTGAACGGGTGGCTATCCGTGACATGCGCACGGTGCTGGAAACGCTGGCGGAGCATGCGCCGATACAGAGCGATCCTTATGAATTGACTACCGTGGTGCGTGTTGCGCTAGGGCGTGCCATCACCCAGCAATGGTTCCCCGGCAATGATGAAATTCAGGTTATTGGCCTGGATACCCCGCTGGAGCGCCTGTTGTTGCAGGCGTTACAAGGGGGAGGTGGCCTGGAGCCGGGGCTGGCGGACAAACTGCTGGATCAGGCAAAGCAGGCATTACAACGGCAGGAAATGCTTGGCGCACCGCCGATACTGCTGGTGAATCACGCGTTACGAACGCTGCTGGCGCGTTTTCTGCGCCGCACGCTGCCGCAGTTGGTGGTGTTATCGAACCTGGAAATTAATAACGATCGCCAAATCCGTATGACATCCACCATTGGAGCCATTTGA
- the motA gene encoding flagellar motor stator protein MotA: MLVILGYLVVLGAVFGGYLIVGGHLGALYQPAEFLIIGGAGIGAFIVGNNGKAIKSTLRAIPTLMRRSKYSKELYMDLMALLYRLLAKSRQQGMLSLEFDIDNPQESEIFSNYPRILADNLLVEFITDYLRLMVSGNMNAFEIEALMDEEIETFEQESEVPANSLAMVGDSLPAFGIVAAVMGVVHALASADRPAAELGALIANAMVGTFLGILLAYGFISPLATLLRQKSAETTKMMQCIKVTLLSSLNGYAPQIAIEFGRKTLYTSERPSFVELEEHVRRVKAPAPQATEEQDV; this comes from the coding sequence GTGTTAGTTATTTTAGGGTATCTCGTTGTCCTGGGAGCGGTATTCGGTGGCTACCTGATTGTGGGGGGGCATCTTGGTGCGCTCTACCAGCCAGCGGAATTCCTGATTATCGGTGGAGCGGGTATTGGGGCATTTATTGTTGGTAATAACGGTAAAGCGATCAAATCCACACTACGTGCCATTCCCACACTGATGCGCCGCTCAAAATACAGTAAAGAGTTGTATATGGATCTGATGGCGCTGCTGTATCGATTGTTAGCCAAATCTCGCCAGCAGGGCATGTTGTCTCTTGAGTTTGATATCGATAATCCACAGGAAAGTGAAATCTTCTCTAATTATCCGCGCATTCTTGCCGATAACCTTTTAGTGGAATTTATTACCGACTATTTACGGTTAATGGTGAGTGGCAACATGAACGCATTTGAAATTGAAGCGTTGATGGATGAAGAAATCGAAACGTTCGAACAGGAAAGTGAAGTGCCTGCGAATAGCCTGGCGATGGTGGGTGATTCGTTACCGGCATTCGGCATTGTTGCCGCTGTTATGGGCGTGGTTCATGCGTTGGCCTCGGCCGATCGGCCAGCGGCTGAACTGGGAGCTTTAATCGCTAATGCCATGGTAGGCACTTTTCTCGGTATTTTGCTGGCCTATGGGTTTATCTCCCCGCTGGCCACCTTGTTACGCCAAAAAAGTGCTGAAACTACCAAAATGATGCAGTGCATCAAAGTGACTCTGCTGTCGAGTCTGAACGGTTATGCACCACAGATCGCCATCGAATTTGGCCGTAAAACGCTGTACACCTCTGAGCGTCCTTCCTTCGTGGAACTGGAGGAACATGTTCGCCGGGTCAAAGCGCCAGCCCCACAGGCCACGGAAGAACAAGATGTATGA